A genomic region of Cannabis sativa cultivar Pink pepper isolate KNU-18-1 chromosome 1, ASM2916894v1, whole genome shotgun sequence contains the following coding sequences:
- the LOC115705381 gene encoding uncharacterized protein At5g08430: MEGNGGEKMIEPIVWMEEYSSVAFGQPSPVLRKRKRIEFSGWGSTALIEFLHSIGVDTTHPISQINVNKIVNEYVESILPSSTTSLMLDFSQNGRKKKKNKKKVICDEKLRSLFGKKSINRTMIYKLLESHLAEANDQLYSDDDDAIDYLSYANEEERVKEEKREKSHRPKRLIVEASASKSNLKSCFAAVIPENIKLVYLKRSLIENIMEEEKEKEKKGEPSTFETKIVGSFVRTKSDPNDYLQKHSHCLLQVIGVRFSESNKTLFQVSGFIKDVPLSLISDDDFSKEECEDLRQRIKGGMLKRPTVEELQQKAQILHEDMTKHWLVRELALLKNLIDRANEKGWRRELAEYLERRELLEIPDEQSKLFQEVPKVIAEDIEPEIDPQHSPEEVKQANDSSPGSILPGSKEANMFDTREDECEDEFALTWAIDDLISEVSEHSNSLQESEKEPTKSEIEAQTESVPEKKLSNGVKEKVVIDLSDEDEDELPAPTQAPAPAPVSTMWHYLDPQGDIQGPFSILMLKNWNDDHKCFPPDFKIWKQGESSKKAVPLKMVLEQTFPY; the protein is encoded by the exons ATGGAGGGAAATGGTGGAGAGAAAATGATAGAGCCCATTGTGTGGATGGAGGAATATTCGAGTGTTGCGTTTGGACAACCGAGTCCAGTATTAAGGAAAAGAAAGAGGATAGAGTTTTCAGGGTGGGGTTCAACAGCCTTAATTGAATTCTTGCATTCAATTGGAGTTGACACTACTCATCCAATCTCTCAGATCAATGTTAATAAAATTGTCAATGAGTATGTGGAGAGTATTCTACCCTCCTCAACTACAAGTTTAATGCTTGATTTTAGTCAAAAtgggaggaagaagaagaagaataagaaaaaGGTTATTTGTGATGAGAAGCTTCGATCGCTTTTCGGTAAAAAATCCATTAACCGGACCATGATATATAAATTGTTAGAATCCCATTTGGCTGAAGCTAATGATCAACTTTATTCTGATGACGATGATGCAATTGATTATCTTTCTTATGCGAATGAAGAAGAGAGAGTTAAAGAAGAAAAACGAGAAAAATCCCATCGTCCTAAAAGATTGATTGTTGAAGCGTCTGCTTCTAAGTCTAACCTTAAAAGTTGCTTTGCTGCTGTCATTCCTGAGAATATAaagcttgtttatttgaaaagaaGTTTAATTGAGAATATTATGGAGGAGGAGAaggagaaggagaagaagggTGAGCCTTCAACTTTCGAAACGAAAATTGTGGGAAGTTTTGTAAGGACCAAATCTGACCCTAATGACTACCTTCAGAAACACTCTCACTGTCTCCTCCAAGTTATAG GTGTGAGGTTCTCTGAATCCAATAAAACTCTTTTTCAAGTTTCTGGTTTTATAAAAGACGTCCCTCTATCTTTGATTTCTGATGATGATTTCTCTAAG GAAGAATGTGAGGATTTGCGTCAAAGAATAAAAGGTGGAATGCTCAAAAGACCTACGGTG GAGGAGCTCCAACAGAAGGCCCAGATATTGCATGAGGACATGACGAAGCAT TGGCTTGTTAGAGAACTTGCTTTGCTGAAAAATCTTATTGATCGAGCCAACGAAAAAGGATGGCGCAGAGA GCTGGCCGAGTACTTAGAAAGAAGGGAGCTACTTGAGATACCGGATGAACAGTCAAAACTATTTCAGGAAGTTCCCAAAGTAATTGCAGAAGATATAGAACCTGAAATTGATCCACAGCATAGTCCAGAGGAAGTAAAACAAGCAAATGATAGTTCACCTGGATCAATCCTCCCAGGATCTAAGGAGGCTAATATGTTTGATACTAGAGAAGACGAATGTGAAGATGAATTTGCATTAACTTGGGCCATAGATGACCTAATTTCTGAAG TATCTGAGCATAGCAATTCATTGCAAGAGTCAGAAAAGGAGCCAACAAAATCTGAAATTGAAGCACAAACCGAGAGTGTACCAGAAAAGAAGCTTTCTAATGGGGTAAAGGAGAAAGTGGTGATTGATTTGAGCGACGAAGATGAAGATGAACTACCAGCTCCAACTCAGGCTCCGGCTCCAGCTCCAGTTTCGACCATGTGGCATTACTTAGATCCCCAGGGAGATATACAAGGCCCTTTCTCGATATTGATGTTGAAAAATTGGAATGATGATCATAAGTGCTTTCCTCCAGATTTTAAGATTTGGAAACAAGGTGAGAGCTCAAAGAAGGCTGTACCATTGAAGATGGTTCTTGAACAGACTTTTCCATATTAA